The Streptomyces durmitorensis genome contains the following window.
CGAGTCGCTGAGCTGGCTGTCCGCCTTCGCGCCCCGCGCGGAGGCCCTGCCGCTGCTGCTCGTCGTCGCCTACCGCCCCGAGGAACTGCCCGACCACGCAGAGGAGTTCAGGGGCCTGCCCGGACGTGCCGGGCAGCGGCCCATCGGACTCGAACCGCTCAGCGCCACCGCCGTCGCCCGCCTCGTACGCGACGCGCTCGGCACCCGGGCCGACGACGCGTTCTGCCGCGAATGCTGGGCGGTCACCGCGGGCAACCCGTTCGAGGCCGTGGAGCTGGCCGCGAAGGTGCACGACCGCGGGCTCACCCCCGACGAGGCCGGTGCGCATCTGCTGCGCGATCTCGCCGCAGCCGTGAAGGGCAGTGGCCTCGTCGCCCGCCTGGAGCGGCTCGGCACCTCCACCGTCCGGTTCGCCTGGGCCTGCGCCGTCCTCGGGATCTCGGTCCCCCCGGCGCTCGCCGCCGCCGTCGCGGGCATCGGCGAGCGGGAGGCCGCCGACTGCGCCGACCGGCTGCGCCGCGCCCGCGTCCTGACCGGCGCCCACACCCTGGAGTTCGTGCACCCGTTGATCGCCACCGCCGTCTACCGCGCCATCCCCGGCGGTGTCCGCGTCGCCCTGCACGGTCAGGCGGCCTGGTGCGTGGTCAACGCGGGACTCGGCGCGTCCGCCGCGGCCCGGCATCTCCTGGAGGTCCACCCCGACGGCGACACCTGGGTCGTGCAGCAACTGCGCGCCGCCGCCCGCGAGACCGTCCGCGCGGGCGCCCCCGACGCGGCCCGCCGCTATCTCGCCCGCGCCCTGCGCGAACCCCCGCCCTGGGAGGACCGCGCCGCGGTCCTCTACGAACTGGGCTGCGCGTCCTACCTCACCGAACCGGCGACGACCGTCAACCACCTGCGTGCCGCACTCGAAGAGCCCATCACCGACCCCGTCCTGCGCAACGGCATCGTCTACCGCCTCTCCCAGGTCCTCGCCCACTCCGACCGCCTGGGCGAGGCCTCGGACACCCTCGCCCGCGAGATCCGGGTGACCACCGAGCCACGGGTGCGGATCCGGATGCAGGCCGAGCAGTTCATGTGGGACGCCTTCCGGGCCGACGAGCCGGACTCGCCCGCCCGTTCACGGCGCCTCGCCCGGCTCGCCGACCGGCTGCCCGGCCGCGATCTCACCGAGCGGTACATCATCGGGCTCCGCGCCTGGGACGCGACGCTGCGCGCCGAGCCGGCCCGGACCGCCGTCCGGCACGCCGAGCGGGCCCTGGTCGGCGGGCTCGGCTGGGCCGAGGAGGACCGGGGCTTCGAAGTCCCCGTCCTGGTCGCGCTCACCTTCCTGTACGCCGACCGTCCTGGCCGGGCCGAGGAGCTGTTCGCCGCCGGGATCGCCGACTTCGAGCGCCAGGGCTGGCGCGGCGCCCATCTGTCGTTCGCGTACACCCTTCTCGCGTACGTACGTTTCCGGCGCGGACGCCTCGCCGAAGCCGAGGACTTCGTGCGCGCCGGGCTGCGGATCGCCGAGCGAGTGGGGTCGGGAACGCCCGCGCACTGGTACGCCGTCGGCATCCTCATCGAGATCCTGCTGGCCCGCGGCCGTGTCGCCGAGGCCACGCGCACCGCCGACGCGTACGGCTTCGGGGAGCCGTTCCCCTCGGCGGTCGTCTTCCCCGACGCGCAGGCCGTGCACGGCGAACTGCTCCTCGCCCGCGGCCTCACCAAGGACGCGGCGGCCGAACTCGCCGCGGCGGGCCGCCGCCTCGACCCGCGGGGCATGCGCAACCCCGCCTGGTGCCCCTGGCAGCTCCACCTCGCGCTCGCCGAGGCCGACGACGCCCCCGAGCGCGCGCTCACCACCGCCTACGAAGCGGTCCGACGCGCCCGCAGGTTCGCCACCGCTTCGGCGATCGGCCAGGCGCTGCGGATCACCGCCGAGGTCGCGCCGGGCTCCGCGCGCGTCAAGCTCCTGGAGGAGTCCGTCAGCCATCTGGAGCGGTCGCCCGCGGCGTACGAACTCGCCTGTGCGCTGGTCTGCCTGGGCGCCGAGCTGCGTCGCGTCGGCCGCCCGAAGGACGCGGCGGACCCCCTCTACCGCGGGCTCGAAGCGGCCGTCCAGTGCGGCGCGGACGGCCTGGTCGAGCGGGCCCGCGAGGAGCTGGCGGCGGCAGGTCTTCGCCCCCGGCTGCTGCACAGCACCGAGAGGGACACGCTCACCGCGCGCGAGCGCGGCGCCGCCGCGCTCGCCGTCCGCGGGGAGCCGGCCGCCCGCATCGCCGAGGAGCTGCACACCGACGAGGCGGCCGTCGTCCGGCTGCTGTCCGCCGTGTACCGGAAAGTGGGAACGGATCACTCCGGTCTTGCCGCCGCGCTCGGTGTCCCGCCACCCCCGCTGACCTCGCGCTGAACGCCGGACCGCGCCGTGGCCGCCCCGCGCGGACCGGCGCCGCCCCCGCGCCGACAAGCACCGCGGGCCACGTACCATTGGCGCATGTCCTTCCTCCGCCGCCGCAGCTCCGCCACTCCCGCTGGCCCGGACTTCGATGTCCTGGCCATGGACCCGGGTGACTGGCCCGGCAACCTCGGCGCGGGCCTGCTGCCCGCCCCCGACGGCAGCTGCCAGGGCGTCTTCCTGCGCTACGACCTCTTCGGCGGGCGCGGCCCCGCGATGATCATCGGCAATCTGCCCGAGGGCTCCCCGGCACGCGAGATCGCCGACGACGAGGTGCCCTTCGAGGTGGCCCAGCTGATGCTCGCGCTGGAGAACGACGAGGAGATCACCGTCGTCACCACCGAGGACATGCCGGTGATGCAGGGTGACAACCTCCTCATCGTGCGCCGCCTCAAGCTCTCCGAAAGCCGTATCTCCTGCGTGCAGTTCGACCGCAGCGACGGCGTCCTGGTCACCATCGCCGCCTGGGACCGGCCGATCACCGA
Protein-coding sequences here:
- a CDS encoding ATP-binding protein, with translation MVHHVPHGKRTLFERESELAAVDEALSELCGLSRDGSEPPDRPRGALIAFAGRAGLGKTSLLAEARRRAAVKGCTVASARGGDQEQRVAFHVARQLVQPLLASVPDAELRDVLGSWYAIVGPALGLCAPPDGAPPDPQGLRDGLDWVLTHLAVQRAPLVVVIDDAHWADAESLSWLSAFAPRAEALPLLLVVAYRPEELPDHAEEFRGLPGRAGQRPIGLEPLSATAVARLVRDALGTRADDAFCRECWAVTAGNPFEAVELAAKVHDRGLTPDEAGAHLLRDLAAAVKGSGLVARLERLGTSTVRFAWACAVLGISVPPALAAAVAGIGEREAADCADRLRRARVLTGAHTLEFVHPLIATAVYRAIPGGVRVALHGQAAWCVVNAGLGASAAARHLLEVHPDGDTWVVQQLRAAARETVRAGAPDAARRYLARALREPPPWEDRAAVLYELGCASYLTEPATTVNHLRAALEEPITDPVLRNGIVYRLSQVLAHSDRLGEASDTLAREIRVTTEPRVRIRMQAEQFMWDAFRADEPDSPARSRRLARLADRLPGRDLTERYIIGLRAWDATLRAEPARTAVRHAERALVGGLGWAEEDRGFEVPVLVALTFLYADRPGRAEELFAAGIADFERQGWRGAHLSFAYTLLAYVRFRRGRLAEAEDFVRAGLRIAERVGSGTPAHWYAVGILIEILLARGRVAEATRTADAYGFGEPFPSAVVFPDAQAVHGELLLARGLTKDAAAELAAAGRRLDPRGMRNPAWCPWQLHLALAEADDAPERALTTAYEAVRRARRFATASAIGQALRITAEVAPGSARVKLLEESVSHLERSPAAYELACALVCLGAELRRVGRPKDAADPLYRGLEAAVQCGADGLVERAREELAAAGLRPRLLHSTERDTLTARERGAAALAVRGEPAARIAEELHTDEAAVVRLLSAVYRKVGTDHSGLAAALGVPPPPLTSR